TCTTAAAAAATAAAAATCGCATTGGTAAATCACCTTTACTTTTTCCTATTGATAGATTAGAAGCAGTAGATATAGATGAGAAATATGATTTCCTATTCGCTGAATTTCTTAAACAAAAAAATATTTAGGAGTTTGTTTTGCTAAATTATTTTAAAAAATCAGCTATTAAAACCTTTTATTGGCTGTATTCTTATAACCGTTTTTTGGGGCGTTTATATTTGGTCCTACTATTATTCTTTCGGAGGCAAATACGCAGAATGCGGTTAATTCATAAAATAAATGAATCAGAACTTGTCTTAAAATATTTTGAATCAATTAAGCAAAATACTGGTGTTTTGTTTGACATTGGTGCATCAACTGGGAGCTATTTAGAAAGGTTTTTAGGAGATGAAACAAATTGGAAAATTTATGCTTTTGATCCAGACCCTGATAAGATGAAACAAGAAGCATTGGAACATTTTAGTAAAAGAGAGAATGTCAAATTTATTAACAAGGCATGTTCTAATAAAAGTGGTGAAAAATTACAATTTTTTACAAGCGAGATTTCAACAGGGATTTCATCTTTACATGCATTCCATAGTTCACATCACAAAGCAGGTCTTGTTGAAACTATAACATTGAATGATTTTATCGAAGAACAAGGCATTACTAGTGTTGATATATTAAAAATCGATAC
The sequence above is drawn from the Ignavibacteriales bacterium genome and encodes:
- a CDS encoding FkbM family methyltransferase, giving the protein MLNYFKKSAIKTFYWLYSYNRFLGRLYLVLLLFFRRQIRRMRLIHKINESELVLKYFESIKQNTGVLFDIGASTGSYLERFLGDETNWKIYAFDPDPDKMKQEALEHFSKRENVKFINKACSNKSGEKLQFFTSEISTGISSLHAFHSSHHKAGLVETITLNDFIEEQGITSVDILKIDTEGHDLFVLQGFPWDKLKPKVIFCEFENRKTIELGYDFHKLGDFFVEKGYRVFVSEWFPVIEYGTTHKWRTIKAYPTMLHDENAFGNFICFRDVVADNGYLDMLLNTEIN